Proteins co-encoded in one Erinaceus europaeus chromosome 2, mEriEur2.1, whole genome shotgun sequence genomic window:
- the HSPBP1 gene encoding hsp70-binding protein 1, producing the protein MADQGPGGSRLPLALPPASSQGSSAGGGSSSAGGSNNRPPPRNLQGLLQMAITAGSEEPDPPPEPMSEERRQWLQEAMSAAFRGQREEVEQMKSCLRVLSQPMPSSAGEAELASDQQEREGALELLADLCENMDNAADFCQLSGMHLLVGRYLEAAAAGLRWRAAQLIGTCSQNVAAIQEQVLGLGALRKLLRLLDRDSCDSVRVKALFAISCLVREQEAGLLQFLRLDGFSVLMRAMQQQVQKLKVKSAFLLQNLLVGHPEHKGTLCSMGMVQQLVALVRTEHSPFHEHVLGALCSLVTDFPQGVRECREPELGLEELLRHRCQLLQQREEYQEELEFCEKLLQTCFSSPTDDSMDR; encoded by the exons ATGGCGGACCAAGGCCCCGGGGGTAGCCGCCTCCCCCTGGCGCTGCCCCCAGCCTCCTCCCAGGGGTCCTCGGCCGGTGGCGGCAGCTCCtcggccgggggctcgaacaaccGACCGCCCCCGCGCAACCTCCAGGGCCTGCTGCAGATGGCCATCACGGCGGGCTCCGAGGAGCCCGACCCCCCTCCAGAACCCATGAGCGAGGAG AGGCGCCAGTGGCTCCAGGAGGCCATGTCTGCTGCCTTCCGGGGCCAGCGCGAGGAGGTGGAGCAGATGAAGAGCTGCCTGCGGGTGCTGTCCCAGCCCATGCCCTCTTCCGCCGGAGAGGCCGAGCTGGCCTCTGACCAGCAGGAGCGGGAGGGCGCCCTGGAGCTGCTGGCCGACCTGTGTGAGAACATGGACAACGCGGCAg ACTTCTGCCAGCTCTCGGGCATGCACCTGCTGGTGGGCCGCTAcctggaggcggcggcggcggggctgCGGTGGCGCGCGGCGCAGCTCATCGGCACGTGCAGCCAGAACGTGGCGGCCATCCAGGAGcaggtgctgggcctgggtgccctGCGCAAGCTGCTGCGGCTGCTGGACCGCGACTCCTGCGACTCCGTGCGCGTCAAGGCCCTCTTCGCCATCTCCT GCCTGGTCCGCGAGCAGGAGGCAGGGCTGCTGCAGTTCCTCCGCTTGGACGGCTTCTCCGTGCTGATGCGGGCCATGCAGCAGCAGGTGCAGAAACTCAAGGTCAAATCCGCGTTCCTGCTGCAGAACCTGCTGGTGGGCCACCCCGAGCACAAAG GAACCCTGTGCTCCATGGGGATGGTCCAGCAGCTGGTGGCCCTGGTGCGGACGGAGCATAGCCCCTTCCACGAACACGTGCTGGGAGCCTTGTGCAG CCTGGTGACAGACTTCCCCCAGGGCGTGCGGGAGTGCCGGGAGCCCGAGCTGGGCCTGGAGGAGCTTCTGCGCCACCGGTGCCAGCTCCTGCAGCAGCGCGAGGAGTACCAG GAGGAGCTGGAGTTCTGCGAAAAGCtgttacagacctgcttctccagccCAACGGACGACAGCATGGACCGGTGA